One stretch of Cottoperca gobio chromosome 18, fCotGob3.1, whole genome shotgun sequence DNA includes these proteins:
- the LOC115023597 gene encoding LOW QUALITY PROTEIN: perilipin-2-like (The sequence of the model RefSeq protein was modified relative to this genomic sequence to represent the inferred CDS: deleted 1 base in 1 codon) — MAAAAVISNQNVVERVTSLPLVSSTYDLVSSVYSNTKDTHPYIRTVCEAAEQGVRTITSVAFTTASPIIDKLEPQIAIANDLACKGLDKIERTLPILHQPSEQIVSSAKDVVTTAKGVVTDRVCGAKDTVSDTLTSVVGAVQDRMDKTRAVVGGSVSTVLESRVARLVSSGVDSALSTSESLVEQYLPLTEDELEPEAETVKGLDQMKPSYYVRLGSLSTKLRKRAYTRAVAKIRDSKQRSMEFISELNSTVDLIEYGRKNIDGVNQTVTDKLNSLVAWKSNGPNQQSGHEAEVIESRTLTLARSLTQQLQTTCLVLVSSLQGLPNHIQQEALSLSRAATQVYSGFSKANALVDLPDSVLTSSKVQLGKMKDSLDNVMDYLINNTPLNWLVGPFYPRMTPLPARAQVSAASSTQASCSSSGYTQSQRQEPMEVEMQSLHKEQQQ, encoded by the exons ATGGCAGCAGCTGCAGTTATCTCAAACCAG AATGTGGTGGAGAGGGTGACCAGCCTTCCTCTGGTGAGCTCCACCTACGACTTGGTGTCCAGCGTGTACTCCAACACCAAGGACACCCACCCCTACATCAGGACCGTGTGTGAGGCGGCTGAGCAGGGCGTGCGGACCATCACCTCTGTGGCCTTCACCACCGCCTCCCCCATCATTGACAAGCTGGAGCCTCAGA TTGCCATTGCCAATGACCTGGCTTGTAAAGGTTTGGACAAGATTGAGAGAACGTTGCCGATTCTTCACCAACCATCTGAGCAG ATCGTCTCCAGTGCCAAGGATGTGGTAACTACGGCTAAAGGCGTCGTGACAGACCGAGTGTGCGGTGCCAAGGACACGGTCTCAGACACTCTGACCAGCGTGGTGGGCGCGGTGCAGGATAGGATGGATAAGACTCGGGCTGTTGTTGGTGGGAGTGTGAGCACAGTGCTGGAGAGCAGAGTGGCCCGGCTAGTGAGCAGCGGGGTGGACTCGGCACTCAGCACGTCTGAGAGTCTGGTGGAGCAGTACCTGCCTCTGACGGAGGACGAGCTGG AGCCGGAGGCAGAAACGGTGAAAGGCTTGGACCAGATGAAGCCGAGCTACTACGTCCGCCTGGGTTCCCTCTCCACCAAGCTCCGGAAGCGTGCGTACACCAGGGCCGTGGCCAAAATCAGAGACAGCAAGCAGCGAAGCATGGAATTCATCTCGGAGCTGAACTCCACTGTGGACCTG ATTGAATACGGCAGAAAAAACATTGACGGGGTTAACCAGACGGTGACGGACAAGCTGAACTCCCTGGTGGCGTGGAAGTCCAACGGTCCAAACCAGCAGAGCGGTCACGAGGCAGAG GTCATCGAGTCCCGCACCTTGACTCTGGCACGCTCCCTCACGCAGCAGCTCCAGACCACCTGTCTGGTCCTCGTCTCCAGCCTGCAGGGCCTCCCCAAccacatccagcaggaggcgctCTCCCTCAGCCGCGCCGCCACACAGGTCTACAGCGGCTTCAGCAAAGCCAATGCTCTGGTCGACCTGCCAGATAGTGTGCTGACCAGCAGCAAAGTCCAGCTGGGCAAAATGAAAGACTCCCTTGACAACGTCATGGATTATCTGATCAATAACACGCCACTCAACTGGCTGGTCGGT CCCTTTTACCCCAGGATGACCCCGTTGCCGGCTCGCGCCCAGGTTTCTGCTGCCAGCAGCACACAAGCTTCGTGCTCCAGCTCTGGCTACACGCAGTCACAGCGCCAGGAGCCCATGGAAGTCGAGATGCAGTCACTACATAAGGAGCAGCAACAGTGA
- the LOC115023598 gene encoding borealin-2-like, with protein MPSRKAKNTGNAQIKERLSREMRDSRLTLFIQQFEKEAQERMNELEAKLENMLATVDKVFKVELMKLPPSLQNTRIGDLISEEDSSASEVTIAMKNESLEMQQPLRRAHSKRVKSTDSSPGQSSLGQKSSKTSKGAKGTKRTGKLVGSNSTGNLRQDLDDLIDAKRTQSLSTKNDQARPSSLRLRSVVSAGDLHCSMAGSAAHITVTTARGQTLSFSDEKQDEINFDLMDDVAWCQIQKLTSLMDHLSRRSRGDQDISPVGN; from the exons ATGCCGTCGAGGAAGGcaaaaaacacaggaaatgcGCAGATTAAAGAACGGCTGAGCCGGGAGATGCGAGACAGCAGACTGACTCTCTTCATTCAGCAGTTTGAGAAAGAAG CACAAGAGCGTATGAACGAGTTAGAAGCCAAACTGGAGAACATGCTGGCAACGGTGGACAAGGTCTTCAAAGTGGAACTGATGAAGTTGCCTCCTTCTCTTCAAAACACGCGCATTGGGGACCTAATAAGCG AGGAGGACTCTTCAGCAAGTGAGGTGACGATAGCCATGAAG AACGAGTCCCTTGAGATGCAGCAGCCCCTCAGGAGGGCACACAGCAAAAGAG TCAAATCAACGGATTCTTCCCCCGGTCAGTCCTCCCTGGGTCAGAAGTCATCCAAGACCTCCAAG GGAGCAAAGGGGACAAAAAGGACCGGAAAATTAGTTGGTAGTAACAGCACTGGAAATCTCAGGCAAGATTTAGAC GATCTCATCGATGCCAAAAGAACTCAAAGCCTCTCGACCAAGAACGACCAGGCTAGACCGTCCTCTCTGAGACTCAG GTCTGTCGTCTCTGCTGGTGATCTGCACTGTTCAATGGCCGGCTCTGCTGCACACATCACTGTTACCACAGCGCGGGGACAG ACGCTCTCCTTTTCTGACGAGAAGCAGGATGAAATTAACTTTGACCTAATGGATGACGTGGCCTGGTGCCAGATTCAGAAGCTCACG AGTCTGATGGACCATCTGTCCAGACGAAGTCGCGGCGACCAAGACATTTCTCCAGTTGGGaattga
- the LOC115024077 gene encoding perilipin-2-like isoform X1, protein MLCSLSVGFLSADMAAAAVISNQNVVERVTSLPLVSSTYDLVSSVYSNTKDTHPYIRTVCEAAEQGVRTITSVAFTTASPIIDKLEPQIAIANDLACKGLDKIERTLPILHQPSEQIVSSAKDVVTTAKGVVTDRVCGAKDTVSDTLTSVVGAVQDRMDKTRAVVGGSVSTVLESRVARLVSSGVDSALSTSESLVEQYLPLTEDELEPEAETVKGLDQMKPSYYVRLGSLSTKLRKRAYTRAVAKIRDSKQRSMEFISELNSTVDLIEYGRKNIDGVNQTVTDKLNSLVAWKSNGPNQQSGHEAEVIESRTLTLARSLTQQLQTTCLVLVSSLQGLPNHIQQEALSLSRAATQVYSGFSKANALVDLPDSVLTSSKVQLGKMKDSLDNVMDYLINNTPLNWLVGPFYPRMTPLPARAQVSAASSTQASCSSSGYTQSQRQEPMEVEMQSLHKEQQQ, encoded by the exons atgttgtgttctctctctgtaggTTTTCTTTCAGCAGACATGGCAGCAGCTGCAGTTATCTCAAACCAG AATGTGGTGGAGAGGGTGACCAGCCTTCCTCTGGTGAGCTCCACCTACGACTTGGTGTCCAGCGTGTACTCCAACACCAAGGACACCCACCCCTACATCAGGACCGTGTGTGAGGCGGCTGAGCAGGGCGTGCGGACCATCACCTCTGTGGCCTTCACCACCGCCTCCCCCATCATTGACAAGCTGGAGCCTCAGA TTGCCATTGCCAATGACCTGGCTTGTAAAGGTTTGGACAAGATTGAGAGAACGTTGCCGATTCTTCACCAACCATCTGAGCAG ATCGTCTCCAGTGCCAAGGATGTGGTAACTACGGCTAAAGGCGTCGTGACAGACCGAGTGTGCGGTGCCAAGGACACGGTCTCAGACACTCTGACCAGCGTGGTGGGCGCGGTGCAGGATAGGATGGATAAGACTCGGGCTGTTGTTGGTGGGAGTGTGAGCACAGTGCTGGAGAGCAGAGTGGCCCGGCTAGTGAGCAGCGGGGTGGACTCGGCACTCAGCACGTCTGAGAGTCTGGTGGAGCAGTACCTGCCTCTGACGGAGGACGAGCTGG AGCCGGAGGCAGAAACGGTGAAAGGCTTGGACCAGATGAAGCCGAGCTACTACGTCCGCCTGGGTTCCCTCTCCACCAAGCTCCGGAAGCGTGCGTACACCAGGGCCGTGGCCAAAATCAGAGACAGCAAGCAGCGAAGCATGGAATTCATCTCGGAGCTGAACTCCACTGTGGACCTG ATTGAATACGGCAGAAAAAACATTGACGGGGTTAACCAGACGGTGACGGACAAGCTGAACTCCCTGGTGGCGTGGAAGTCCAACGGTCCAAACCAGCAGAGCGGTCACGAGGCAGAG GTCATCGAGTCCCGCACCTTGACTCTGGCACGCTCCCTCACGCAGCAGCTCCAGACCACCTGTCTGGTCCTCGTCTCCAGCCTGCAGGGCCTCCCCAAccacatccagcaggaggcgctCTCCCTCAGCCGCGCCGCCACACAGGTCTACAGCGGCTTCAGCAAAGCCAATGCTCTGGTCGACCTGCCAGATAGTGTGCTGACCAGCAGCAAAGTCCAGCTGGGCAAAATGAAAGACTCCCTTGACAACGTCATGGATTATCTGATCAATAACACGCCACTCAACTGGCTGGTCGGTCCCTTTTACCCCAGGATGACCCCGTTGCCGGCTCGCGCCCAGGTTTCTGCTGCCAGCAGCACACAAGCTTCGTGCTCCAGCTCTGGCTACACGCAGTCACAGCGCCAGGAGCCCATGGAAGTCGAGATGCAGTCACTACATAAGGAGCAGCAACAGTGA
- the LOC115024077 gene encoding perilipin-2-like isoform X2, giving the protein MAAAAVISNQNVVERVTSLPLVSSTYDLVSSVYSNTKDTHPYIRTVCEAAEQGVRTITSVAFTTASPIIDKLEPQIAIANDLACKGLDKIERTLPILHQPSEQIVSSAKDVVTTAKGVVTDRVCGAKDTVSDTLTSVVGAVQDRMDKTRAVVGGSVSTVLESRVARLVSSGVDSALSTSESLVEQYLPLTEDELEPEAETVKGLDQMKPSYYVRLGSLSTKLRKRAYTRAVAKIRDSKQRSMEFISELNSTVDLIEYGRKNIDGVNQTVTDKLNSLVAWKSNGPNQQSGHEAEVIESRTLTLARSLTQQLQTTCLVLVSSLQGLPNHIQQEALSLSRAATQVYSGFSKANALVDLPDSVLTSSKVQLGKMKDSLDNVMDYLINNTPLNWLVGPFYPRMTPLPARAQVSAASSTQASCSSSGYTQSQRQEPMEVEMQSLHKEQQQ; this is encoded by the exons ATGGCAGCAGCTGCAGTTATCTCAAACCAG AATGTGGTGGAGAGGGTGACCAGCCTTCCTCTGGTGAGCTCCACCTACGACTTGGTGTCCAGCGTGTACTCCAACACCAAGGACACCCACCCCTACATCAGGACCGTGTGTGAGGCGGCTGAGCAGGGCGTGCGGACCATCACCTCTGTGGCCTTCACCACCGCCTCCCCCATCATTGACAAGCTGGAGCCTCAGA TTGCCATTGCCAATGACCTGGCTTGTAAAGGTTTGGACAAGATTGAGAGAACGTTGCCGATTCTTCACCAACCATCTGAGCAG ATCGTCTCCAGTGCCAAGGATGTGGTAACTACGGCTAAAGGCGTCGTGACAGACCGAGTGTGCGGTGCCAAGGACACGGTCTCAGACACTCTGACCAGCGTGGTGGGCGCGGTGCAGGATAGGATGGATAAGACTCGGGCTGTTGTTGGTGGGAGTGTGAGCACAGTGCTGGAGAGCAGAGTGGCCCGGCTAGTGAGCAGCGGGGTGGACTCGGCACTCAGCACGTCTGAGAGTCTGGTGGAGCAGTACCTGCCTCTGACGGAGGACGAGCTGG AGCCGGAGGCAGAAACGGTGAAAGGCTTGGACCAGATGAAGCCGAGCTACTACGTCCGCCTGGGTTCCCTCTCCACCAAGCTCCGGAAGCGTGCGTACACCAGGGCCGTGGCCAAAATCAGAGACAGCAAGCAGCGAAGCATGGAATTCATCTCGGAGCTGAACTCCACTGTGGACCTG ATTGAATACGGCAGAAAAAACATTGACGGGGTTAACCAGACGGTGACGGACAAGCTGAACTCCCTGGTGGCGTGGAAGTCCAACGGTCCAAACCAGCAGAGCGGTCACGAGGCAGAG GTCATCGAGTCCCGCACCTTGACTCTGGCACGCTCCCTCACGCAGCAGCTCCAGACCACCTGTCTGGTCCTCGTCTCCAGCCTGCAGGGCCTCCCCAAccacatccagcaggaggcgctCTCCCTCAGCCGCGCCGCCACACAGGTCTACAGCGGCTTCAGCAAAGCCAATGCTCTGGTCGACCTGCCAGATAGTGTGCTGACCAGCAGCAAAGTCCAGCTGGGCAAAATGAAAGACTCCCTTGACAACGTCATGGATTATCTGATCAATAACACGCCACTCAACTGGCTGGTCGGTCCCTTTTACCCCAGGATGACCCCGTTGCCGGCTCGCGCCCAGGTTTCTGCTGCCAGCAGCACACAAGCTTCGTGCTCCAGCTCTGGCTACACGCAGTCACAGCGCCAGGAGCCCATGGAAGTCGAGATGCAGTCACTACATAAGGAGCAGCAACAGTGA
- the LOC115023789 gene encoding borealin-2-like, translating into MPSRKAKNTGNAQIKERLSREMRDSRLTLFIQQFEKEAQERMNELEAKLENMLATVDKVFKVELMKLPPSLQNTRIGDLISEEDSSASEVTIAMKNESLEMQQPLRRAHSKRVKSTDSSPGQSSLGQKSSKTSKGAKGTKRTGKLVGSNSTGNLRISIDAKRTQSLSTKNDQARPSSLRLRSVVSAGDLHCSMAGSAAHITVTTARGQTLSFSDEKQDEINFDLMDDVAWCQIQKLTSLMDHLSRRSRGDQDISPVGN; encoded by the exons ATGCCGTCGAGGAAGGcaaaaaacacaggaaatgcGCAGATTAAAGAACGGCTGAGCCGGGAGATGCGAGACAGCAGACTGACTCTCTTCATTCAGCAGTTTGAGAAAGAAG CACAAGAGCGTATGAACGAGTTAGAAGCCAAACTGGAGAACATGCTGGCAACGGTGGACAAGGTCTTCAAAGTGGAACTGATGAAGTTGCCTCCTTCTCTTCAAAACACGCGCATTGGGGACCTAATAAGCG AGGAGGACTCTTCAGCAAGTGAGGTGACGATAGCCATGAAG AACGAGTCCCTTGAGATGCAGCAGCCCCTCAGGAGGGCACACAGCAAAAGAG TCAAATCAACGGATTCTTCCCCCGGTCAGTCCTCCCTGGGTCAGAAGTCATCCAAGACCTCCAAG GGAGCAAAGGGGACAAAAAGGACCGGAAAATTAGTTGGTAGTAACAGCACTGGAAATCTCAG GATCTCAATCGATGCCAAAAGAACTCAAAGCCTCTCGACCAAGAACGACCAGGCTAGACCGTCCTCTCTGAGACTCAG GTCTGTCGTCTCTGCTGGTGATCTGCACTGTTCAATGGCCGGCTCTGCTGCACACATCACTGTTACCACAGCGCGGGGACAG ACGCTCTCCTTTTCTGACGAGAAGCAGGATGAAATTAACTTTGACCTAATGGATGACGTGGCCTGGTGCCAGATTCAGAAGCTCACG AGTCTGATGGACCATCTGTCCAGACGAAGTCGCGGCGACCAAGACATTTCTCCAGTTGGGaattga